Proteins encoded in a region of the Chthoniobacterales bacterium genome:
- a CDS encoding PTS sugar transporter subunit IIA, with product MMLANLLSAEQIIPEMQAGERWQAIEEIIGRLVAASRISEEDMPSILAALKQREETMSTGIGFGIAIPHASSDCVTDVVAGFGRSKTGIEFDSLDNQPVHFIVLFIVPRDQFQTHLRTLAAIAKFLNDRTVRDELGSATNATEILQVFTNRSQRG from the coding sequence ATGATGTTGGCCAATCTTCTCTCTGCCGAACAAATCATCCCGGAAATGCAAGCCGGTGAACGGTGGCAGGCGATCGAAGAAATTATCGGGCGTCTCGTCGCCGCCAGCCGCATCTCCGAGGAGGATATGCCGAGCATCCTCGCCGCTCTCAAGCAGCGGGAGGAGACCATGAGCACCGGCATCGGCTTTGGCATCGCGATCCCGCACGCATCGTCGGATTGCGTCACCGATGTCGTCGCCGGCTTTGGCCGTTCGAAGACCGGCATCGAGTTCGACTCGCTCGACAACCAGCCCGTCCACTTCATCGTCCTCTTCATCGTTCCCCGCGATCAATTCCAGACCCATCTCCGCACGCTTGCGGCGATCGCCAAGTTTCTGAACGACCGCACCGTGCGCGACGAGCTCGGCAGCGCGACCAACGCGACGGAGATTCTCCAGGTCTTCACCAACCGCTCGCAGCGCGGTTGA